The proteins below come from a single Mucilaginibacter mali genomic window:
- a CDS encoding helix-turn-helix domain-containing protein: protein MVSETDREQLALFGKHLKSLRLSKKLSFRKMALLCNVDYADIQRYESGMVNITLLTVLQLAKALEVEPDELLRFKKN, encoded by the coding sequence ATGGTTAGCGAAACAGACAGAGAACAATTAGCACTATTCGGAAAACATCTTAAATCATTAAGACTGTCTAAAAAACTATCATTTAGGAAAATGGCATTGCTTTGTAATGTGGATTATGCTGATATTCAACGTTACGAGAGCGGCATGGTCAACATCACTTTGTTAACTGTACTGCAACTCGCGAAAGCTTTAGAAGTTGAACCCGATGAGTTATTAAGATTTAAAAAGAATTAA